ACACCTCAGGCCTATCCATAATACGGCATCACCAGCAAACGCGCGAACAACTTTCTATTGAAAAGAAATTGGGAGTAGAAATGTGTAGTTATTGAGGTGATCAATAAAGGGATTTATTTAGATACACTGATGATTTCAGacaggtgagaggagaggacaaTGCCACACAAAGATactaataataagaataataagaaatgaatgaataaataataatactgtatttatttaataatactgtatttaataatactgtaattattaaatgtattaataattcAAAATGCCAAGGTGATTTAGGGATAATAAAGTCAGGGAAAAATACCTCTTCGTTCTGATgatttaaaatgactaaatgagcTCCTTTCTCCTCACAGGCTTGTTTGGCAACGTCCCAAGAGTTTCTCGTAAAGGAAAGCTGGTAACAACTGGACATGTATGACCACCACCCCTGAGGACAGCCTTTAATGCAAGGTTCTGGAAGAGTCGCGGGTCAGGAGATATCAAGACAACACAGTACAGAAAATGAAGGATGGGCAGGCACCACAGGGCCAGACCCAACAATCCAGACATATGATGACATAATATGATCACGATCACCACTCATTTccacttttattctgaaagttCAGTCACTTCCAGCTTGCTTCCCACCTTAATCTCTCAACTGCAGATGTCATATCATTCTGAACTTTCTGGCTCCGTTTATGGAGAGGGTATAATGAGTGTGGCCATTGAACAGTGAACAGCCACAGAAGCAGACTGTGACAGTTCTGTCGATTCTAATGTAACATCAAATTATTGCACAGCTAACAAACACAACTTGAATGAACACCGGCACTGACTCTCCTGTCTTCTTCAGTTGTGTCTGTTACCTTTCTTTCCCCAGGCACATTCTGGTGGAGCTGTAGAATTCAGATGAATCTGAGTGGAAAAACCTAAACAGGTATTTGTTGACAACTCTCTATTACAACTGTTCtcaggacaaaaacacacttttgcCAGTGAAATATAATCAAATAGAAAGAAGAGTCTGTGTGCATCATGTGTATGctgatttaacatttagtgACTTTAGAGACTGTATATACGCCTTACAAAAGGacaagagacaaagacaaggaCAAGAAACAGACATATGATGTTTGCTGTGCTCCTctttcattaataaataaataaaaaaaccctATTGATTTAGAATTACAGGGCCCACCCATCAAAATAAATCGCTACCAGCTAGGTCACTTCTCAAACACAAGAGAAGGAAACAAGCTAATGAAAAATGATAATAAAGGgcctaaatataataaaagcttgctcaaatgggattgttgggttttctctataattttttgtataaatattttctgtaaggtcttaaaccttaaacactgtaaagtgccatgagataacttctgttgtaaattggcgctatacaaataaaattgaattgaattgaattgaataaattcAAGCTGAGTGCAGGATagttcaaaacaaaaaaggacaagAAGGGACATAACAGAATAGAATATGCATTTATCACAAGGCAAGAGAGGACATCGTGTTCTGCCATGCCGGTCATACAGCCAGACAGGATAgttcattcatatttaatacatactgaatgtaaaataattctTTAATTAATGGTGCTAtagaaaatagttttaatttaatttaaaacagctgaaacaacCTATAGACCCTTGGACCTTATGTAAAGTCACTTACTTATGGGATGTTTATCACTGAGCTTCTCATTTAGCATCCTGTTCTCTTCTGTTAAATCTCTGTTGATGCCCTCTAGTGTCGTTTTTTCATTTGAGAGTCGGTCTTTATCTTGAATCAGCTGGACTTTATCTTGAATAAGCTGGTCTTTCATTTGAATcagttgctttttttcttcatccAGTTGTTCTTTATCTAGAAGTTGAAGAGTAATATGAGAGGACTGATATTAAACACCATCACCATGTAATGTGGTCAACAGCTGAGCTAGTACTTCTTCTAATTGCAGTAATCTTCTAGCATGTTTACTGATACCAGCTGACAAGTCAGCCAACATTTCTCTAAACCCTCTCTAAACCCTCTCTCATGGTATCACAAAGTatatatgaatgaatgaatcacttACTTGTTGCGATTGTGGTCTGGAGTCCCTCTATCTGATTTCGTTGTTTGGTGACTTTCTCATTTAACATCTTGTTCTTTTCATTCAGCTGATTGTTGATATTCTGAAGCtggctcttttctttttccagttgGTCTTTCTGTTGAACAAGTTGGTCTTTGATTTGACGCAGTTCCTTATTTGCTTGATTCAGCTGATCTCTATCTTGAAGCAGCTGGTCTCTCTCTAATATCAGAGCTCTAACATCATCAGGTGACATCAGCGTAGAATTGTAAGTTGAGTTGTTGTCAGACATCTTGGAAAACGCATCtagagaaggaaaaacagactagatgtttgtttctgtgtcacacGTTAAGTAAAATAGAAAAGTACTTTTGCTTTCTAAATTAAAAGGAGTATTTTTGTGCAGTACCACACTGCAGCCAGGAGgtgattagcttagcttagcataaagtgTGGAAGAGGAAGAACTCATGAATACTGCTCCTGCTCCCTCATCACTGCTGGTTATaaaagctcttactgttatcTATGTTACAGATTATTTTGAGGAATGGTGAGCtcactaacagttgtttgtttctcacgtaaacagtgtttttaccTCAAACACATGGTTTTCTCTGTTCCACCAAACAATATTTCACTGTGATGTCTTCAACTTTGTGAGGGTACCAAaagctgtcagacagacaggtgacCTTACAGTACAGATCTGAGAGGTGGATTCTGAATGTCCCTGCTTATTGCCTTTTATACAAATAGATACTCCAGAAAGTAACTGGGCTATTGCTGTTCTgcaaagaaacagtttttatgtgatattttaaattaaaaatacaatatgtaacttTGTAACCATGTTTTTAgttatagtagtatatagttTAGTTATTGTACATAAACCTTTCGTTTGCAACTGTGATTTGCAGGAGGTGTAATGAGCAAAAGTATAAATAGCAGATTGAAAAAGGTAAATACTAGACTTAGGTAACACAACTGAACATGTATTTCAGCAAATGAAGAGGAGACTGAAAGGAAAACCAACTGAAGGAGGATCATGTATGATGCTTACGTGGCCGCAGATAAACGTTTAGACCCAACTGTATGATGCACAGCAGCCCAAAGCCGATTCCAACCAACCTGATGATCTTTGTCTCtcctataaaaaaaacacacatctttatACCTCCTTTCTAATTGCATTCACTGTAGTTTTGCCAATTAGACTACTTCATGCACTACAGCAATGATTTCTTTTACTTCGTTTTTACCTTAcctttaaatgtctttacagCAAATATGCATATTAATTCCAGacagacatttattattattttttaacatttttatctATGCACACACTGTAACTCAACAggtgacagaggacagagattCTGACCTCTAATAAAAATGAGTagtttgaaatgtaaaagttaTTAATATTCATGTGCTGCAAACATGTAACCAGATTTGttaagaagagaaaaatacaacagaaataaGATATTCTGACCTGAGTGGCACATTTCTGTCTCCTCCCTATCTCTCCTTTCAGTTGGTGAGTTCACATATTGCACCATCTTTAATCTTCTTACCCCGAGAGTGTTGTGAGAATGCTttgaaaactgttattttatagTGTAGTCACAGATTGTTTCCTTTAGGAGTGGGGGTGGATTCTTCCTTTCCTATTTACAGTGTTGTCACCAACCACAGATAACAAAAAAGAGTAGTGGAAAACATTACTGACGTCAGATAAGAATAAAAATCGACAACACCAAAAATGGACTTCAACATCAGTCATTTGCACTAGACATTAGTCATGGATACAAAGATCAATTCAGTGCTTCTCGTGAGCTCACAAGCtttgttatttactgtaaatcacCAGTTGTATATTGCTACAATTACTATTATGCTATTTAtctattatgtatttttgttctATATTCttaatttattctgttctgttgttttactttgcaGCTGTGACAGGTACGTTTCCCTTCAGGATCAATAAAGGTGATGACAATGTGTGAATTTTTAGACAAACTATCCCTGAGCTTAACccaatgcaaacacagaaaatcttttctttgtactaAAGGCTCAAACTAATTTACAATCACCGATATCACAccaattttagtttttttgttgcaCAAAAAGTCCCAACTTCTCAGGAAGTGTGGTGGTCTGTAGATCGTGGTGCTGCAGGTCAATTCACATGATTGACACCTTAAATAATCAACATCAAACTTAACGCttaaatgttcatgttgaaTTAATGAACACAGCAAAAACTTAAACTCTGGCACCTTACTTTGACATAAAGTTCTAATCATACAGAAAACTTGGAAATGCAACACCAGTCACAAAAAAGCAATGTGAAACTGATAAAATCTGCCAGTGTGCCTACTTCCTTTTACTAGTGGTTGTTCACAGTTAATCTATTTCTATCCCTTCCGACAAAACCAATGTCAAATCTTGGAAGTATTGCAGAGGGTGCAAATTTAGCTGCGTGCATGTGAAGGCTCATTGTGATGTGACAAAAACGGGTAATCACGTAGCAATTGAGCTCACAGTAAGAAACCCGACACACCAGACAGGATTTGAgagctttctgttttctgcagaaatcacaAGTGACATCTCCAGTTGTAGCGTAGTGATCGGCTGGAGCAACTTCAGTTCTTCTATTAAATCAGCATCATGGCACTTTTTTACCAGGACAGGCCTTGGTGTGAAGATCTGTTTGCAATTAGGGAAGCTGTAGAATTTCTTTTGATCCTCTTCATCCCAGTGGCTTTTAATACAGTTCATAAGAAAGCTGTGTCCACAGGAAAGCATTAATGGATGTTGAGTGGGTTTCAAACAGATAGAACAGCGTTCAGAGTTTCTCCTGGTCCAGCTGCAGTGACATTTCACTCAACAATAAATgtgaagcagagcaggaagTGATTTTCCACATTGGGATCACAAGTTGCCTAGTCTCTAGTCTGAGTGACATTTTCACCCAACATTTCTGAGTGGGTAACCTATGATGAGTAAACAACTATGACATTAAGACCGAGAGAGTGAAACAACTTACATCAACAGCGGTGATGATATCTCACACAGATCATGttgaaatgtagaaaaactaacattttaatgttgtttactgCTGAATAAGTTAGAGAACCGGTGCCTCGTTCTAGTTTTTACATTCAAAAAGTACCAGATGATCGACATGTGCCAGATGCATTATATTACTGCAAAAACCCAAATAACTACAGTGAAAGCAGTCCGCTTCACTCCTGAGGAAGCTGCTCAGTATCATTATCAGTATGAAAATACTATCTGCAGTGGGTGGTATGAGGATCGCTGCTTTGTCTTAATGATACCTAAAGCTCTCTCTAACATGTAAAGGGCATTCAATGAGTCTGGTGTCCTCACTGGATCCCTGTACGGCATGATGAGTTAGACTGGATGTGACATTAATAGCTCTCCACCATCCCCAAGAATATAGCTGCTCTCAGGCTTTTCACAATACATAGTACCATTAAAACTAtttgtaataatattattaataattatattttccaATTCTAACTTTTTACTAACATGTACACTATTTGCATTATTAAGGTAAATTTCTGAACAGTAACAGTATCCAAGGTCATCAAATTATTCCagtgcagtaaaagtacaatatttacaagTACCCACTGTCTCAAGTACAGTAATGTACCAGTGGTGATGATTTGGTTTTCCCAGCAGGGGGTGCAGCCTGACATTGTATTTGAATACGTTTCTTACTTTTTACTACCCAGGAAGTTCTACTGTGATAATTATACTACATTTAAATCTAAAGGCTACACAGTTAATGAGTGTAACATTACAAGAAGTATGATAGTATGATATATTGTAGTGGTataagttttacattttatgtatatatatatatatatatatatatacacacacatatatatacacacacacacacacacacatatatatatacacacacacatatatacacacacacacacacacatatatatatacatatatatatatatatatacatatacatatatatatatatatatatatatataaaatactcacagcagtttttgttttcaggataACAGTTTTAACtttgctgctgtatttttaaCCCCTCGTGTATCAAGCCGACAGAGACAACATAATGTAACATCCAAATGCTTGTTCATAACTTTGACAGATGCGTTTATCAGCCTCTGAGGTTCTCTGGAACATttctttgttgtgattttaacTTTATCACACTGCTTCTGTTCACCTGTGTTCATGTCTTCAGTTCAGTTGAAGCTCTCCTTTGACGTAGACGTTAGCATGTCTGTAGTCATCTACACTGTGATACTCTTCCTACTCGTTTCTTTTAATGCTGATGTGACCTGCTGTGAATTACCATAATTTATGAAGAGTGCTGTGCAAACTAAACCCACCTCTCACCACATTTGTTATTTGGATGctattttgctgcattcaagGAATCAAAGTTACTATGCAGTGCATTTCGTGCAAAGCTCAGTGCTATTTTCAAAGCTTAAAAAAGGTGCTATGCTTCTAGTGGTCAGAGAGAATGGAAACACTGCTCTATACAGATATGCATCCTCCACCCACATAGAAGACACACTTTTGTTAGCAGACAGAGGTGTTAAGGCTTCTCAGTGAATGTGAAATGAGTTTCGGGGTCGCGATACTTTCAGCTTGCATCTGCCTTTTTTAACTCGTGCTGTGGTCCTCGTGCTCATCTTTACTGTAACCgtctgccatgtgttggagaaTGACTTGGGTTACTGGACTTGTGTGGCTGTTAGTGGTGACTTTGTGTGCGTCATCTGCCGAGGACAATGGTTAGTGAACAGTCTTTGATATTCAGGCTTCTTGACCGTTTTTCTTAATACGAGATTTGTCTGTGTCAGACGCAAATAACACTTCAGTCCTAATAATACAATAGACCACAGTATTAGAAATCTGTCAGTTTCATCTGAAAGGTTTATTAACCTGGTTCAAATCAAAGCTGCGAGAATAGAGGAAATAACTGCGTCTACAAGTAGTTTTAGGTCAAGCTTCACAATACAGTTAGCACAAGTTTCTACAGCCATCCCAACATATTTCCTACCAGAAGGGCATGAAACCCATTTCTGATCCACGTGTTTTGTGTTCCACATTGCATCAAGTGCTTGTCTACATCTTGTTCACATAGAAATCTTTCCGTGCTTATGAGTGAGAAATGGGCAACAAACTgataatgtctttattgagctCTTGGATCAGTTGTAAATAAGATGAAAATCCTTCCACTGGTAACTTTCATCTTGTAATTTAGTGAAACCAAGGTCTTGATACCGCCAGTAGACCCCAAACTATTAGTGCTGAGTTGATCTTTAACCGTTTATTAGTAATGCAGTTTTTCCATGTGGacttaagtttgtttttcttctgcagagAATTCAGACATGATGAATTTACCTGTGTGGACATGGAAACTGCCTAATAACTATTTTCCTTGTGCTCTAGTGACCTTAGAGGTTCTTTACCCACAGAGGAACTTGACTCCTTCCAGAGGCTCATCGGTCAAACTATCCTGTGAAGCACATTATGACTTCAAACAGTGCAGTGCGGTGCATGTTGTATGGTGTAAAAACACAGTCCTTGAACTGACTGACCCCAGCAAGTACTtaactacagtaaatgagaCGGTCATGGATGGCAACATAAGACGCAGACAGGTTGTGACAGAAATTCTTAACCTGGCGCCAGAAGACAACGGACAATTTCAATGCAAGGCTGCATGTGACGGTGGAGCGTCGGCAATGGGGCATTTCATCAGGATCAATGTTAAAGGTACCGTCACAAGagtgagaaattaaattatcaATCTGTCTCCTTTGaatgtaaaagtacaataagttgtgatagtttatttaaaatggctCCTGCTCACGGCTGCAGTACAATCTGAAGTGCtgcatttctttccttctttcctacGCTGACACTGTTAAACTCTCTTGCAGACTGATCTCGTCTTGACTGAGTTGGCTTTGTTCACAAAGGATCACACTGTTCCAACAACTGGAGTGCACcacaatatgaaatattttataaagGTGCAATGAGACAAACTTAGTCTTTGATCaatttatttctttcacttgaaataaaacaaagtttcagttttacaatGTGTTTTCCGTCTCACTTTTTTGTCTTATGATGTTCGTGTCAACATAGATAATAATTTGAGGTTGAGCTGCCTGTGTACATAGTGATCCTGTAGCTGATTGTGTGACAGTGTCAGAAGTCACTGTTGTGCAAACTGCACACATGTGAATTTCCTTTCTTTTAGCAGGACCAGCTGTCACACCCATcaagaagaaatgtttcagctAAGTTACCATACTAGAAGAAGGTGGTACAGCCAAACCACAGGACAGGAAACTGAACTGCACTGTGTCTTGTTTAAAAGTGAAGATTACAATTACTTATTTAGTCATGTTAAAGGGGAAATGGCTTTTACGTGTGTTTCTGTATTATTGCTAAAGGGCTTTTAAACTGTGGAGAAAAATGATTGTCTTTTGGTTCATTGAATCTTAGAAGAGTTTTCACTTCCACAAGTAGGATCAAAGAgccagtggaaaaaaacacagtgatttgGCTGAAGTTAGTAAAACCTGCATGTCAGTCCACCACTTTAGTCCAGTGTGAAATACATCAACTACTGCATAGACTGGCATGTTCCCTTTACTGGCTTCTTGTAttcatgttgctgtttattATGGACTGAATGACAGAATTTACTTGTATATGAAAACGTGCACTGGACACTGGACCAGCACTTAGAGTAGAATGATGAGCATTGTCTTTAATGTGTGGATGACCCCAGATCCCAGGTATTTTTTAGGTTCCTGCTCTAAATCGGTTTCCTCTGGGATAACAACGTAAGGTAAAGTATAAGAGCCTCTTATTAAATACTATTGTAAACTGTGCTTAATATTTTGTCCATGCTAAATACTTAGTCATTTCTGGTTGCTGTGTCATTAAAGGTGTCTGTGGTTTGAATTCCTTCCATGACTTATaatgcaattatttatttaaattcattagTTCAAACTGTTATGGAATAATTGATAACTCTTCTCTTCATGTTGAGGGCTCTTTTTGGTGTTTCTGAACAGGAAGCCATGTGTCTAGCACACTAAAGAGGCTCAGCTCAGTTGTAACCGATTCACCACAGTCGTCTCATATTACAGCAGCATCTACAGTAGGCAGTACATTTTTGACATTAATTATACCATTATTCCTTTAATAACTACCTTTGTTATGTATTTAAGGCATTAAAGTATTGATAATATTCCCCTCAAAGTCATAATAAGGCAGCAGCTTTAACCTGCTTGATCCTGGAGACTAGATGGTGTTCAGATGGAGCTCACCTGcgaatattaaatattgtgtaATCGCACTTTGTAATCAGCAGAAAGCAACAGAAGGTGACACCTTTTCTTTGAAGCATGTGTGTAGTAAGGCTGACAAACCACAGAAACCCTGATCACTTTCCGCTCAGTAGACAGGCAGCTTGTtggtgtttatgtttgttgagGTGATCAGCCATATGTTCCTGTCAAATCATTAGCACTACATGTAAATCTGCTAATATGCACGTggcagtattttatttaattcactgccatttaaattaatttacatttctttttgtggGGTATGTCTTCCTTTCCTTGTCTTTGTGGCAGTATGACCTTGTTCCACAGGCAGAGTGGTGACAGTTTTTTTGGTATTAGCCTCTGGTATCAGGACTCTGCTGCTACGagtatattatttttaacacagaCTTACAGGAAGTTTAATCTGTAGGAAGTACAACATTCACGAGTCGAGGACAGGTTTTAATGTAGATCATTCTCTGCAGCATCTGCCATGTTAATACAACCTGGCTAAACTGAAACTGTAGTGACAGTCACACATCATGTGCTCATTAGTTACTCTACACTGCAACttgagaaaacagcagcagatgagaCATTTAGTGACTGTTTCATTGTTATTGATACtgaattgattgattgatatcAATCAATACCAACAGTCCTCTActtggaaaataataataatttatcatttcagtTATTGTACATGTTTGaatattatctttatttttggtTTACTTTATATGAGGGTTAGTTTTCAACTTGTGGCCAGAGGCCCCCTGGTGGTCTGTCTAGGCATTCAGTAATTGAGTTTCACTACAGGAGTCACTCttatgtccttttttttttaaaaaaacaacatttctatgTATTGATGCTTTTTGTGAAAAGTAACATTTATGCAAtttataaaattttaaaaaagccaaGGTGATGTACAGAATTAAAATAGTACCAATCTGGTTTCTATTTGCATTGTCACATCAGCAAGTTACCAACGTATCCAACACTATACCGAAGAAAAAACAGATTGTGTGGAATTCACCATCCACAGAAATTGCATTTacagataa
This genomic stretch from Anabas testudineus chromosome 16, fAnaTes1.2, whole genome shotgun sequence harbors:
- the LOC113168975 gene encoding CD209 antigen-like — translated: MVQYVNSPTERRDREETEMCHSGETKIIRLVGIGFGLLCIIQLGLNVYLRPHAFSKMSDNNSTYNSTLMSPDDVRALILERDQLLQDRDQLNQANKELRQIKDQLVQQKDQLEKEKSQLQNINNQLNEKNKMLNEKVTKQRNQIEGLQTTIATNKEQLDEEKKQLIQMKDQLIQDKVQLIQDKDRLSNEKTTLEGINRDLTEENRMLNEKLSDKHPIKPCIKGCPQGWWSYMSSCYQLSFTRNSWDVAKQACEEKGAHLVILNHQNEEKVVRAFAGDAVLWIGLRCKNYASGGIWEWVNGNLETFSYWNQPHQNNYNEPYSCVSLHHLNWNIWSSDSCQQYHNNWIMEMQQYVNSSAEGRNSAQSREMCQSGGSRILHIVGITFGLLCIIVSIVGIVLRLKDGAGAGAGAAIPACPPGWSRLLSSCYELSSTRSSWDYAKQDCATKGGHLLILNDRMEEVIVHAFGDGVNLWIGLRGRRYMPRNSGRWTWVDNSPLTYG